Proteins encoded together in one Miscanthus floridulus cultivar M001 chromosome 16, ASM1932011v1, whole genome shotgun sequence window:
- the LOC136509975 gene encoding uncharacterized protein, translating into MEEREEFLVDVRHRLEQAQVIQKLHYDKVHRHVAYRVGDWALLRLRQRAASSLPQAVSGKLKPRFFGPYCVTELINDVAVRLALPPRARIHDVFHVGLLKKFQGPPPDAPPPLPPMHHGAIAPVPERAVRFCLARGVQPVLVQWQGESAASATWEDVEPFRAKYPEFQLEDELLLDGGRDVMVGSTYRRRRARDIRRDAERA; encoded by the coding sequence ATGGAGGAGCGTGAAGAATTCCTGGTCGACGTTCGTCATCGGCTGGAGCAAGCTCAGGTGATCCAGAAGCTGCACTATGACAAGGTGCACCGCCACGTCGCGTACCGGGTCGGCGATTGGGCGCTTCTCCGACTCCGACAACGGGCCGCGTCCTCGTTGCCACAGGCGGTCTCCGGCAAGCTCAAGCCTCGCTTTTTCGGGCCATACTGCGTCACCGAGTTGATCAACGATGTCGCTGTCCGTCTCGCATTGCCGCCCCGTGCCCGCATCCACGACGTGTTCCACGTGGGGCTGCTCAAGAAATTCCAGGGACCACCGCCGGACGCACCTCCGCCACTGCCACCCATGCATCATGGTGCCATTGCTCCTGTGCCGGAACGAGCGGTGCGTTTCTGTTTAGCGCGTGGCGTGCAGCCGGTCCTCGTCCAGTGGCAGGGCGAGTCAGCTGCGTCTGCTACTTGGGAAGACGTCGAGCCATTCCGCGCCAAGTACCCGgagttccagctcgaggacgagctgctcctCGACGGAGGGAGAGATGTCATGGTCGGGAGCACTTACAGGCGCCGCCGGGCCAGGGACATCCGGCGCGACGCAGAACGCGCTTAG
- the LOC136514234 gene encoding uncharacterized protein — protein MEGLIPLLYKAIKDRRSHAGGGGRAYRTGGSLPSSAAPVDLDDPEQRRRWLQQELRSPVHAATTAAEAEGSPLHRRTLSLEELAGEVGLSPDRRLIRVPLPKARSVRAFACIGAA, from the coding sequence ATGGAAGGCCTCATCCCGCTCCTCTACAAGGCCATCAAAGACCGGCGGAGCCACGCCGGTGGCGGCGGCCGTGCCTACCGCACCGGAGGTTCCCTCCCCTCCTCCGCGGCGCCCGTGGACCTGGACGACCCCGAGCAGAGGAGGCGGTGGCTGCAGCAGGAGCTGCGGTCCCCAGTCCacgcggcgacgacggcggccgaGGCAGAGGGGTCGCCGCTGCACCGGCGGACCCTGTCGCTGGAGGAGCTGGCGGGCGAGGTGGGGCTCTCGCCCGACCGGCGGCTCATCCGGGTGCCGCTGCCCAAGGCCCGGAGCGTCCGCGCCTTCGCCTGCATCGGCGCCGCCTGA